The region CAGACTGTGTCTTACCGCTCTGCTTCCATGCCTCTATATGCACCTGCCAGAACTTGCCCTTATCACTATCCCCTACTTCACTACACTCTTCAAAATAATTTGACATGACGGCTCTCCTTTCATTGTTGGATACCATCATGTCATCTTCCCCTCAACCTGTGAAGATGGGGTTAATTAACCGCTTACATTAAGGGAGAACTGGAGCTTGTCTATATCCTTGAAAGCAAGGGTGAGCATTTGACAGGAAATACAGACACGGTTTACAAGCAGAAGGTCATGAACATTATGACTGAACAGAAAAAACAGAAGGCTATTCATCACTATGAACAGGCGGTGCTTCCATTCGGTCAGATAAATGATAGCATGGAATTTTATCTCGTGGAACAGGGTAAGGAAGAAGAATATTTGAAGAAGTTTTTCAAATAAGAATGGTTACACCTTATATATGTATCGCCTGCCCCTCAACCGCATGGGCAACTTCTTTAATTACCTCAGAAAGTGTAGGGTGAGGGAAGATGGTGTTGGAGATGTCGAAGTGGGTGGCTCCGAGGGACATGGCCATGGAAAGGCCGCCGATTAATTCAGATACCTCAGGGCCGATTATATGAACTCCGAGTACCTCTCCATATTTTTTATCAGCAACTATTTTAACGAAGCCGCCTATCTCTTCTCCTGATATGATCGCCTTGCTGTTAGCAGCGAAGGGGAATTTGCCGGTTTGAACGTCATATCCTTTTTCTTCTGCCTCTCTTGTTGTCAGTCCTATACTTGCTACCTGAGGATGAGAATAGTTGACTCGCGGTACTAAATGAGGATTATAGGGGTGAACCTCTTTTCCTGTTATATGGTGTACTGCAAGAATCCCCTCCTGAGAGGCGGCATGTGCAAGCAGGGGAGGGCCTGCAATGTCTCCGATTGCATAGATTCCGTTTGCAGTGGTTTCAAAATTTCCATTAACTTTTATAAATCTGTTATTAAGTTCAATCCCTAAGAGTTCTGTGCCAATCTTTTCCGCCACGGGTCTTCTTCCGAGGGCGGCCAGCATCTTTTCAGCAGTGATGGTCTCTTTCTGCCCGTCTTTCCTTTTTATCTCAACAGTAACGCCGTTATTGTCGGAACTTACATGTTCAACCATAGTTTCTGTAAGTATCTTTATGCCTTTCCGGGTGAGTTGTTTTTGAAGCACAGTGCTTATCTCATTATCTTCAAACGGTAATATACCTTCCTTCATCTCAACTACTGTTACGCTGCAACCCAATGTATTGAAGAGATAGGCAAACTCGATGCCTATGTCGCCGCCACCTGCGATTATAAGTGATGATGGGATATGGTCCAGCTCCAGGAGCTCATCACTGGAAAGAACATTTATCCTGTCAAATGGAAGCCATGAGGGGACCAATGGGGCTGAACCGGAGGCAATAATAATTTTTTTTGCCCTTAATTCACCTGTTTCATTACCATCATTAAACAGTAGTATCTTTCCCTTTGCAGACAGCCCAGACAGCCGTCCTTCAGCCTCCACAACCTCTACGCGGTTCTTCTTTAAAAGTCCCTTAACACCATTGTAGAGTTTATTTACCACCAGCTCTTTTCTTTTCCGTACCTGAGGGAAATCTATTGTCACACCTTCACACTTAATCCCGAAGTCCTGAGACCGTTTTGAAAGATGATATAAATATGCAGAATAAAGAAGAGACTTTGTCGGGATACACCCCCTGTGCAGGCAGGTGCCGCCCACTTTGTCTTTTTCAATCAGACATGTAGAGAGTCCGAGCTGTGCCGCCTTTATAGCAGCTACATATCCCCCAGGCCCGCCACCTATTATAGCAAGGTCAAACTCTTTTGTATTGTTTGTCATAATGGCACGATAACAGTTTTAAAAGACTGAGTCAATAGTAAGTTGGCCTTAAATAATGTGATTAATTTCTTTGTAATCTCACCCGGCCTGCCATTCCCTACGCTGCGTCCATTCAATCTGGTTACCGGCATGATTTCATAGGTAGTATTTGTAATGAAACATTCATCGGCATTGTAAAGTTCATCCGGATAAAATGGCTCCTCAATTACTGTAATCTGATTTTCCCTTGCTAGATTTATAACAACAGACCTTGTTACCCCATTAAGGATGCCGGTTTCCAATGAAGGTGTTTTGATGATGCTGTCTTTGACTATAAAGATATTGCTTGTTGTCCCTTCAGCAACATATCCTTCTGTGCTGAGCATTATCCCTTCTGTTGCGCCAAGGGCTTTGGCCTCTGCCCTTGCTATTATGTTATTCAGGAAGTTTATTGATTTTATTGCAGGGTTCAGTGAGGAAGGGGGTGTGCGTCTTGTATTTACGACTGCGGCATGAATGCCTGTTAAATAGAGGCTTTCAGGGTAGCCGTTAAACTCCTTCGGGATGATTATTACAGTGGGTTCAATGGATTGAACAATCTCAAGTCCCGGTTCGGACTCTCCGCGTGTAATGGTCAGTCTGAGATAGGCATTCTTTAGATTATTTTCCTTTAACGTCCTGTATAGTGCCTCTTTAAGATATTCTTTTGTAAAAGGGCATGTCAGAGAAATGCCGTCAGCAGATTCAAACAATCGTTCTAAATGGTCGTCACAATGGAATATGACACCATTATAAGACCTGAGTGTTTCGAATACGCCGTCTCCATATAAGAATCCCCGGTCAAAGACAGATACCTTTGCCTCTGAACCGGGGATTAAGCTTCCGTTGATATAGATTAACATCTTCCTATTTAATAGTGAAAAACCCCACCCTCACCTTAATCCTCTCCCTGAGGGAGAGGAAATTTCCCTCCCCTTCAAGGGGAGGGTTAGGGTGGGGATGGGGTTATTTTCGGGTGAACATCTAAAATCAAAATTTATTGAACACAAGCCCTGTCAGAAATTTTGGATAAAAGTATGTGGACTTCTGCGGCATACGCTCACCTGTATTTGTCACATCCCTTATCTCTTCAATCTTTGTGGCATTTAAGAGAAATCCTATCTGACATTTGCCATCACGGACTCTGTTGATGGCATCATCATCTTTAACATAAGTAAGGTTTTCCTGTTTTCTTATAGAATCCTCACTCAGTCCAAGTATGTCTTCAAGGATAAAGTTTTGCAGTATTGCCACGTCAAGCCTTCTCCATGCAATCGGCTTATCTGATGACCTCTTCTCAAGCAGTGACTCGTTTTTAAGAGAGAGCAGTATGTAGCGGTTGTCTCCATTTAAATACATCCCGAAAAGGTGCTCATCTGATTTTGCCTGTTTCATTGTAGCGAGTAACTGCTGTTTTGCTGTTGATTCGCCGGCCTGTTCAAAGTTAAAGTATTGAAGATTGAAGTTTGATGCAAGTTTGTCTGTAAGATTCTGTAGTTTATCCGCAGGAAGGCTGTGCAATAACCTGTGGGTCGGGAGTACGGTAAGTCCGGGTTCATCCATATTTGCAAAATACATCATGATGTAATTTGCCGGATGGTTTGCATCTGTTATAGTCCCTTTTTCCCTCAACTCATTCCTGTAATTCAGGGAAGACTCATACCTGTGGTGTCCGTCAGCGATATAGACGGTCTGGTTTTTCATCTCCTGCTGGACCAGATTAATCACCGCCGGGTCTGATACTGACCAGAGTCTGTGTCTGTATTTATTGTCATCCAGCACATCTATTTTCGGGGCTGAGTTTCCAATGTTTTCAGCAAACGCATTATTTATCTTACTGCCGGAAGAGTAAAGTGAGAATATAAAGCTGAAATTGGCAGAGCAGGCACGAAGCAGGTTCAGCCTGTCTGATTTTGGTTTGGATAACGTATATTCATGCGGAACAACTACCCCTGCGCTGAAGTCTTCCAGCCTGCATAAGGCAATAAAACCCTTCATGACCTTTTGAGTGGCGTCTTTAAGAGTATAAGTCAGGTCATAATAATATATGGATGGTGCATTATCTTTTATCAGTATCTCATTTGAGAGCCAGTTGGAAAGGTGGCCTGCCGCCCTTGTGTAGCGGTTTTTCTGTTCATTATCATCAGGATACTCCTTCCCGAGGTCAAGCCTGATTATATTATTTTCATGCCTGTTATAGAATTTCTCCTGTTCATCCGGCGATATGACATCATACGGCGGTGTGACAACCTGAGTTATGTCTTTGATCTTTTCCTGATTGTACAGGATGCCTTTAAATGGGATTATCTCTGCCATGTTCTGCCCTCTCTTAATAGTTAAGTATTATTTGTTGGTTCTACGCATTCCCCTCCTTAACAAGGAGGGGTTAGGGGAGGTGATTTTTCTGAGGCAAAAACTACCCCTCCTAACCTCCCCTTGTAAAGGGGAGGAAAATTATTTTTGTTTTTATTATTTGAATCTCCGTACCTCAAACCTGAATAGTTCTATTGCTTCACCATGTGTAATGCCGGCCTTACTTTTTGCAATCTCAATCTGTTCTTCCACAGTATCAACCCCTTCAATAGCCGGAAGCAGCAGTCCTCTCTTATAACCGCTTTTAACAATAACACCATATTTTACAGTGTCTAATTCATCCGCAGACTTTATACGTTCAGGTGCAGTAAGTACATCTACGGAAATATCAATATTCTCTAATTCAGATAATGTTACCGGCATAAACCTTGGGTCTCTTGTTGCAGAGCCTATGGCGTTATGGATAACCTCTTCAGCTACATTAGAACATGAGGGTTCATAAGTCCCGATGCACCCTCGTAACCTCCCTTTTATCTTGAGGGATACAAAGACACCATGCTCCTCCTGCATTTCATCTGTTAACATAGATGGCACTCTTAACACATCACCTTTTTCAAGGTATGTCTTGATTGCCTCTCTTGCCAATAAAACAAGCGGGTGAACTGTGTGTACCATATATTTTTTTAAAGTTTCAGACTTAGGTTTGATTACAATTCACGGTCAACCACATAATCGGCTACTGTAAAAAGGGCCTGCAGGTGAGTGGAGTCATCAAACATCAGGAGACTCTTCTTAGCCTTTTCAACATATTCCCTTGCCTTGTCGAATGAATAATTAATAACATCATGCTTGTTCATTAACTTTAAAATAAGACCGAGATTTTCCTCTGAAAAATCTGAAAGCCGTATAACCTGTTCTATTACAGACACCTCTTCTTTTGAACATCTCTGGAGGAGTGTCAAAAGCGGAAGGGTAACCTTGCCCTCCTGAAGGTCTTTCCCAATCGTCTTTCCAAGTTTCTTTTTATCAGCCGCATAATCCAGCGTGTCATCTGATACCTGAAATGCCATGCCGATATTCCAGCCGAATGACTCTATCATCTCCTTTTTTTCAGGGGTACACCCGCCAAGGATTCCTCCGATTCGGCAGGCTGTAGAGATAAGGGATGCGGTCTTGTTTGCAATAATATCGAGATAATCCGCCTCTGTGATGGAGAGGTCGCTGTTAAACTGGAGCTGGGCGAGTTCGCCCTTTGTCATAGCCCTTGTAGCATCCGCCACTGCCTCGTTTATTTCATGATTACGGAATGAGACGATGTTGCACTGGGCCTTTGTATATAGGTAGTCACCGACAAGAATACTGGCCTGATTTCCCCATAACATGCGGGCAGTCTTATTGCCCCGGCGGATATGTGCCTCATCCAGCACGTCATCATGGAGAAGGGTTGCAGTATGGATCAGTTCTATTACACTGGCAAGCTCTATCCTTGCATCTCCGCTATATCCTGCAATCTCAGAGGTAAGTATTAAAAGTAATGGCCTGAAACGTTTGCCCCCGCTTTTAAAAATGTATGTGCTGATAGTATCTATTAAAGGGACGTTTGATTTCAGGTCCTTTCGGATCTGATCCTCAACACGGCGGAGGTCTTCCCCATATTGATACCAGACATCGTCCATAGTCAACTTTGCATAAGTTTTCAATGCAGTCCTCACGGCGTCAATAGTAGGCTACAACAACAGTAGTTGTCAAGAGTAAAGTGAAATCTGAAAAACTGAAAATCTTCTATTAAAAACCATCTACTCTGATGCAAGTATTGGTTGTATTAATATTGCTGCATTAACAACTTATAGTTTATAGACTTTCAGAACTTAAAGGTTGTAATCTCCTACAATATGAAAGAAGAAAAATATGAGGTGATGCGGGGGCTTTCTGTAGGAAAACGGATAAAATATCTGAGGAAATATCTTGGATTATCACAGGAAAAACTTGGAGAGCTGATAGGCGTATCTTACCAACAGATACAGAAATATGAAAAGGGTGAGAATAAGATCAATGTGGAGAGGCTACTTCAAATCTCCGGTGTATTGCAAGTACCAGTGAAAACATTTTTTGAAGACATCCAGAGGATAGAAGAACACCCGCCTTTATACTACCAGAAAGGGCTTGCAGAGGAAGAAAAGGAGATAATCAAATATCTGCGATTGATACCTGATAAGGAATTCAGGGCAAACCTGGTCAGGCTTGTAAAAGCTGCTGCAGAGACACTTCAGAAGAATAATAAATAGTGTTTGTATAGCTCCCAGACACAGCAAATACCCCCGTGCCGGAACCTGGACTTTATTGCTTGTGGTTATTGGCATGTTGATACTTGTTGTCTTATTTATGAGGCCGTCTCCTAAAAAATTTATAGACCACAGGGTTATGCCCCTCTTGAACATCATAAAACCATAAGTTATAATTACCATGTAATTTTAACCTGACAGGTAAATAACACTGCTTACCATAAAAGATGTTTAAACGTCTAATAAATATGCCAATAGGAAAACACAGTTTTTTTCTATTTGGGCCACGGCAAACCGGGAAGACTACATTGGTTCAAACCATCCTCTCTTCCGGAACACCACATTTTTCCGTAAACCTTCTTGAAATAGAGACTTATGTTAAGTACTCAAGGGATCCGGCCCTTTTTCATCAGGAAATTGAATTTTGGCTCAGGAAACATTCCAGCGGGGTTGTGTTTGTTGACGAAATCCAAAAACTCCCGCTTCTTCTGGATCAAATCCATGCAATGATAGAAACCTATAAAGGACGGCTTACTTTTATTATGACAGGTTCAAGTGCAAGGAAGATGAAACGTGCACAGGTAAACCTCCTGGCCGGACGGGCATGGTCATTTAACCTTTTTCCTTTGACATATTTTGAAATTGGGGATGCCTTCCAGCTAAAAGAAGTGTTGAGGTATGGAACTATACCCGTCATCTTTGAAATGGATGATAGAGATAAGGTGAGGACACTCAAGGCATATACGGAAACATACCTGAAGGAAGAGATTCTTGCAGAGGCAATAGTCCGTAATACTCCAGCCTTCAGCCGTTTCCTTGAGCTTGCGGCAGATCAAAGCGGGATGTCTGTAAACTATAATAACTTTGCCAGGGAAACAGGGGTGGCTTCAAAAACTATAAAGGAATACTATCAGGTACTTGAAGATACTCTTATTGCTTTCCCCCTCCAGCCTTATCTGAAAAGCGCACGAAAGCGGCTCGTCTCCCATCCTGTATATTATTTATTTGATCTGGGAGTCATTAATGCACTTTGCCGGCGTCTGGAGGCCGAACCGGTCAAAGGTACTGATTTGTACGGAAGGCTTTTTGAACATTTCATCCTTCTTGAGATTTACCGTCTGAACCGTTACTCAGAAAAAGACTGGCCTATGTTCTATTGGCGAACCAGCCAGGGAGCAGAGGTGGACATTGTCCTTGAAACAGGACATGAACTCCTGGCAGTTGAGATTAAAAGCAAGAGTCAGATTCGTTCATCAGACCTTCGTGGGCTTTACAATTTTCTGGGAGAGTACAAAGGTTCACGGGGGA is a window of Nitrospirota bacterium DNA encoding:
- the lpdA gene encoding dihydrolipoyl dehydrogenase, translated to MTNNTKEFDLAIIGGGPGGYVAAIKAAQLGLSTCLIEKDKVGGTCLHRGCIPTKSLLYSAYLYHLSKRSQDFGIKCEGVTIDFPQVRKRKELVVNKLYNGVKGLLKKNRVEVVEAEGRLSGLSAKGKILLFNDGNETGELRAKKIIIASGSAPLVPSWLPFDRINVLSSDELLELDHIPSSLIIAGGGDIGIEFAYLFNTLGCSVTVVEMKEGILPFEDNEISTVLQKQLTRKGIKILTETMVEHVSSDNNGVTVEIKRKDGQKETITAEKMLAALGRRPVAEKIGTELLGIELNNRFIKVNGNFETTANGIYAIGDIAGPPLLAHAASQEGILAVHHITGKEVHPYNPHLVPRVNYSHPQVASIGLTTREAEEKGYDVQTGKFPFAANSKAIISGEEIGGFVKIVADKKYGEVLGVHIIGPEVSELIGGLSMAMSLGATHFDISNTIFPHPTLSEVIKEVAHAVEGQAIHI
- the ilvE gene encoding branched-chain-amino-acid transaminase, producing the protein MLIYINGSLIPGSEAKVSVFDRGFLYGDGVFETLRSYNGVIFHCDDHLERLFESADGISLTCPFTKEYLKEALYRTLKENNLKNAYLRLTITRGESEPGLEIVQSIEPTVIIIPKEFNGYPESLYLTGIHAAVVNTRRTPPSSLNPAIKSINFLNNIIARAEAKALGATEGIMLSTEGYVAEGTTSNIFIVKDSIIKTPSLETGILNGVTRSVVINLARENQITVIEEPFYPDELYNADECFITNTTYEIMPVTRLNGRSVGNGRPGEITKKLITLFKANLLLTQSFKTVIVPL
- a CDS encoding DUF1015 domain-containing protein yields the protein MAEIIPFKGILYNQEKIKDITQVVTPPYDVISPDEQEKFYNRHENNIIRLDLGKEYPDDNEQKNRYTRAAGHLSNWLSNEILIKDNAPSIYYYDLTYTLKDATQKVMKGFIALCRLEDFSAGVVVPHEYTLSKPKSDRLNLLRACSANFSFIFSLYSSGSKINNAFAENIGNSAPKIDVLDDNKYRHRLWSVSDPAVINLVQQEMKNQTVYIADGHHRYESSLNYRNELREKGTITDANHPANYIMMYFANMDEPGLTVLPTHRLLHSLPADKLQNLTDKLASNFNLQYFNFEQAGESTAKQQLLATMKQAKSDEHLFGMYLNGDNRYILLSLKNESLLEKRSSDKPIAWRRLDVAILQNFILEDILGLSEDSIRKQENLTYVKDDDAINRVRDGKCQIGFLLNATKIEEIRDVTNTGERMPQKSTYFYPKFLTGLVFNKF
- the amrA gene encoding AmmeMemoRadiSam system protein A, translated to MVHTVHPLVLLAREAIKTYLEKGDVLRVPSMLTDEMQEEHGVFVSLKIKGRLRGCIGTYEPSCSNVAEEVIHNAIGSATRDPRFMPVTLSELENIDISVDVLTAPERIKSADELDTVKYGVIVKSGYKRGLLLPAIEGVDTVEEQIEIAKSKAGITHGEAIELFRFEVRRFK
- a CDS encoding polyprenyl synthetase family protein translates to MKTYAKLTMDDVWYQYGEDLRRVEDQIRKDLKSNVPLIDTISTYIFKSGGKRFRPLLLILTSEIAGYSGDARIELASVIELIHTATLLHDDVLDEAHIRRGNKTARMLWGNQASILVGDYLYTKAQCNIVSFRNHEINEAVADATRAMTKGELAQLQFNSDLSITEADYLDIIANKTASLISTACRIGGILGGCTPEKKEMIESFGWNIGMAFQVSDDTLDYAADKKKLGKTIGKDLQEGKVTLPLLTLLQRCSKEEVSVIEQVIRLSDFSEENLGLILKLMNKHDVINYSFDKAREYVEKAKKSLLMFDDSTHLQALFTVADYVVDREL
- a CDS encoding helix-turn-helix transcriptional regulator, with protein sequence MKEEKYEVMRGLSVGKRIKYLRKYLGLSQEKLGELIGVSYQQIQKYEKGENKINVERLLQISGVLQVPVKTFFEDIQRIEEHPPLYYQKGLAEEEKEIIKYLRLIPDKEFRANLVRLVKAAAETLQKNNK
- a CDS encoding ATP-binding protein — translated: MPIGKHSFFLFGPRQTGKTTLVQTILSSGTPHFSVNLLEIETYVKYSRDPALFHQEIEFWLRKHSSGVVFVDEIQKLPLLLDQIHAMIETYKGRLTFIMTGSSARKMKRAQVNLLAGRAWSFNLFPLTYFEIGDAFQLKEVLRYGTIPVIFEMDDRDKVRTLKAYTETYLKEEILAEAIVRNTPAFSRFLELAADQSGMSVNYNNFARETGVASKTIKEYYQVLEDTLIAFPLQPYLKSARKRLVSHPVYYLFDLGVINALCRRLEAEPVKGTDLYGRLFEHFILLEIYRLNRYSEKDWPMFYWRTSQGAEVDIVLETGHELLAVEIKSKSQIRSSDLRGLYNFLGEYKGSRGICITTSDRPYEVNGIECLPWQEFLQMFLSQQ